From Homalodisca vitripennis isolate AUS2020 chromosome 1, UT_GWSS_2.1, whole genome shotgun sequence, the proteins below share one genomic window:
- the LOC124358298 gene encoding proton-coupled amino acid transporter-like protein CG1139 codes for MDSSGTSQGKMGYDNPALVGSTPSLSPPPYSEIKSEKQEALKTVFVVPSSSEKTLKDEYYNPYENREVGHPVTFSDALFHILKASLGTGILAMPNAFHNAGYLVGFVGTLFVGFLCTYCIHILISSEYELCRRRKKPSMTYPETLEAAFLEGPARFRWLSRYSDFAANLFLILYQIGSCCIYFVFASTNIKAVADQYIRELDVRIYMLILLIPFILINWVRDLKYLAPFSTIGNFVTIISFGIIAYYVFDDMPPVTSRSPVAPIGRLPLYFGTVLFAMEAIGVVMPIENELDTPERFGSFFGVLNCAMLPIAVLYTVVGFFGYIKYGPEAAGSITLNLPSDQLLAQSVKLMLSFTIFITHAIQCYVAIDIIWNQKLKKHVTKNALWWEYVTRTLIVFSTFFFAAVIPNLELFISLIGAFCLSTMGLSFPALIQMLTFWDYYPGFCAKFIFLIKNLCIIAIALMGFVIGVTTSVHEIYLKFFAGL; via the exons ATGGACTCTTCAGGGACGTCTCAGGGGAAG atGGGCTACGACAATCCAGCCTTGGTGGGGTCAACGCCGTCACTCTCTCCACCGCCATACTCGGAGATTAAGAG TGAAAAGCAAGAGGCGCTGAAAACAGTATTTGTCGTTCCAAGCTCTTCAGAGAAAACGCTTAAAGACGAATACTACAACCCGTACGAGAACCGGGAGGTCGGACATCCCGTTAC GTTTTCGGATGCACTGTTCCACATACTCAAGGCCAGTTTGGGCACGGGGATCCTTGCGATGCCCAACGCATTTCACAACGCGGGGTATCTCGTCGGCTTCGTCGGGACTCTCTTTGTCGGCTTCCTGTGCACCTACTGTATACACATCCTG ATATCGTCTGAGTATGAGCTGTGCCGCAGAAGGAAGAAGCCGAGTATGACATACCCAGAAACCTTGGAGGCTGCGTTCCTAGAGGGTCCAGCCAGGTTTAGGTGGCTGTCGAGATATTCTGA TTTCGCTGCAAACCTGTTCCTTATACTTTACCAAATCGGAAGCTGTTGTATATACTTCGTTTTCGCATCTACCAACATAAAAGCT GTAGCAGATCAATACATCCGCGAGCTGGATGTCAGGATATACATGCTGATCTTGCTCATCCCCTTTATCCTCATCAATTGGGTACGAGACCTCAAGTACTTGGCACCCTTTTCCACGATAGGCAACTTCGTCACCATCATCAGCTTCGGTATCATTGCCTACTACGTGTTTGATGACATGCCCCCCGTCACTAGCCGATCTCCCGTGGCTCCGATCGGCCGTCTCCCGCTCTACTTCGGTACCGTCCTCTTCGCCATGGAAGCCATCGGAGTG GTAATGCCTATAGAGAACGAGTTGGATACACCGGAAAGATTCGGGTCTTTCTTCGGCGTGCTCAACTGTGCCATGCTGCCCATCGCAGTTCTGTACACTGTGGTCGGCTTCTTCGGTTACATTAAGTACGGGCCCGAGGCGGCAGGCAGTATCACCCTCAACCTACCTTCAGACCAACT TTTAGCCCAGTCTGTGAAGCTGATGTTGTCGTTCACGATCTTCATAACTCACGCGATCCAGTGCTACGTTGCCATAGACATCATCTGGAACCAGAAGCTGAAGAAACACGTGACAAAGAACGCGCTCTGGTGGGAGTACGTCACAAGGACACTCATTGTCTTCAGCACCT TCTTTTTTGCCGCCGTGATCCCCAACTTGGAACTCTTCATCTCTCTGATCGGCGCGTTCTGTCTGTCCACCATGGGACTGTCCTTCCCCGCACTCATCCAGATGTTGACCTTCTGGGACTACTACCCGGGATTCTGCGCCAAGTTCATCTTCCTCATAAAGAACCTGTGTATAATCGCCATCGCCCTCATGGGATTCGTGATAGGGGTGACAACCAGCGTCCACGAGATCTACCTCAAGTTCTTCGCCGGATTATAA